One Anopheles marshallii chromosome 3, idAnoMarsDA_429_01, whole genome shotgun sequence genomic region harbors:
- the LOC128714875 gene encoding uncharacterized protein LOC128714875, which produces MSLKRLAVISAVGSHNSFNNQTISYISSYSGASGTSVEQNIIVGHAGSGTVRTTGGHHQGLQTMRPGANLHGNVNIMLGGAMLSVVITVVCFVCYCCHRNIKKRSNSIYRQQWLETEANMEIYSVEQCYDPPPSGTGGFFMDGSSTTGDYQSLPMVTSAINHTNHHPQYPYHHQHYHQQQQQQQHHYQYTPYPNGPPPSYDTVVAQDELLASVSRRKRTHTPGSDTRRSTAGPSSHSCSDLESPDCDKQSGCPESITPLLPKTSTRSQRRCGVSASNERTYSDDPADEPLCRSVQQPGWYDTHREGAVETYDGETSCSCPTMANGSSISRTGDGGTIGQAVPPIYCRNCGYFVEGSRDSPTSPVRTPGRLSNTYPSTHRPPTGPIELTRNETLLVDYETISAETTPDRCSDGHDDVNRNNTIDDTATSVDIDMLTMQMMASALPTGGPTGQLDTMNNNIHNTANETKNLRYSIGVVAPDSSSSSTSLNGEDGSVRTVTASPNANSENNNIITDSSAAISATDLRATPATTGDIIHQCPNTSSNQCCNHSDSNVQPAGGEDPAPSVEDHTNGNDSLAVATTRNGCAETEPSGIRSLLNENGLVRLDMSQIIDNTGLPTYEAALKLESSGYV; this is translated from the exons ATGTCCCTTAAACGGCTCGCCGTCATATCGGCCGTCGGTTCGCACAACAGCTTCAACAATCAGACCATCTCGTACATCAGCTCGTACAGTGGCGCGAGCGGTACCAGTGTGGAGCAGAACATTATCGTCGGACACGCCGGTTCCGGGACCGTACGTACCACCGGTGGGCACCACCAGGGATTGCAGACAATGCGACCGGGGGCGAATCTGCACGGCAATGTGAACATTATGCTCGGCGG GGCCATGCTGTCCGTGGTCATCACGGTAGTGTGCTTCGTCTGCTACTGCTGCCATCGAAATATTAAAAAGCGCTCCAACTCCATCTACCGCCAGCAGTGGCTCGAAACGGAGGCAAACATGGAAATCTACAGCGTGGAACAG tgCTACGATCCACCACCCTCCGGGACGGGTGGATTCTTTATGGATGGTAGTAGCACTACCGGCGACTATCAGTCGCTACCGATGGTGACCAGCGCTATAAATCATACGAACCACCATCCACAGTATCCCtaccatcatcaacattatcatcaacagcagcagcagcagcaacatcattaCCAGTACACACCGTACCCGAATGGGCCACCACCGTCTTACGATACCGTCGTCGCACAGGACGAACTGCTGGCAAGCGTTTCACGCCGCAAGCGCACCCACACGCCCGGGTCCGACACACGACGGTCAACTGCAGGCCCGTCGTCTCACAGCTGCTCGGACCTCGAATCGCCTGACTGCGATAAACAATCGGGCTGCCCGGAATCCATCACTCCGCTCCTGCCCAAGACGTCGACCAGATCCCAAAGGAGATGTGGCGTATCGGCGTCAAATGAACGCACTTACAGTGATGATCCTGCCGATGAACCGCTCTGCAGAAGCGTCCAACAGCCCGGCTGGTACGATACCCATCGGGAAGGTGCGGTGGAAACGTACGACGGCGAGACAAGCTGCAGCTGTCCCACAATGGCCAACGGTAGCTCCATTAGCCGTACCGGTGACGGTGGTACCATTGGACAAGCAGTACCGCCAATTTACTGTCGTAATTGTGGTTACTTTGTGGAGGGTTCCAGGGATTCACCAACCTCACCGGTTCGGACCCCCGGCCGACTGTCCAACACCTACCCGTCCACACACCGTCCACCGACGGGGCCGATCGAACTGACGCGTAACGAGACACTCCTAGTCGATTATGAGACTATAAGCGCCGAGACAACGCCGGACCGCTGCAGCGATGGGCACGACGACGTCAATCGCAACAAtaccatcgacgacaccgcCACTAGCGTTGACATTGACATGCTGACAATGCAGATGATGGCATCCGCTTTACCGACCGGCGGCCCCACCGGACAGCTGGATACCATGAATAACAACATCCACAACACGGCTAATGAAACCAAAAACTTGCGTTACTCGATCGGTGTTGTTGCACCCGATTCGTCAAGCAGCTCCACATCATTAAATGGAGAAGACGGATCGGTACGCACGGTTACTGCCAGCCCGAATGCAAAcagtgaaaataataacatcatTACCGATTCATCGGCGGCGATAAGCGCAACGGATCTCCGGGCGACACCCGCGACCACCGGTGACATCATTCATCAGTGTCCAAACACGTCATCCAATCAGTGTTGCAATCACAGCGACAGTAACGTGCAGCCGGCCGGCGGTGAGGACCCGGCCCCATCGGTGGAAGATCACACGAACGGTAACGACAGTTTGGCGGTGGCAACTACACGAAACGGTTGCGCCGAAACAGAACCATCCGGTATCAGAAGTTTGCTGAACGAGAACGGTCTGGTGCGATTAGATATGAGTCAAATCATCGATAATACTGGTCTACCGACGTACGAAGCGGCCTTAAAGCTGGAGTCGAGCGGGTACGTGTGA